TATGGGTGTTGATCACATGGTTCAACTTGAGTTGAATACTTTGGGTGAAACAGATGAGCGTACGGAATATCGTAATGCTTTGGTTGCGTTCTTAAATGAACATAAAGATGCTTTGGATGAAGATTCACAGCGCCGTTTAACAACAAACCCATTACGTATTTTAGATTCTAAAATTGAGTCGACTCAGAAAATTCTGGAAAATGCGCCGAAATTACATGACTTCTTAAAAGAAGACAGTTTAAGCCACTTCCAGCAATTACAAGATTATTTGACTGCCGCAGGCATTAAATTTGTAATTAACCAAAAATTGGTACGTGGTCTAGATTATTACAATAAAACTGTTTTTGAATGGACAACAACAGCATTAGGGTCGCAAGGTACAGTATGTGCAGGTGGACGCTATGATGGTTTGGTTGGCCAGTTAAAAGGTAAGGCTGATCAGTCTGTTCCAGCGGTCGGTTTTGCAATGGGGATGGAGCGTTTATTGCTTCTACTTGAGCAAGTCGAACAGGCTGAAATTGTACGTGACTGTGAAGCGTTCTTGGTTGCGGAGCCTGCTTATCAATCTAAAGCTTTAGTTCTAGCAGAACAATTACGTGACCAGTTAGAAGCTGCGAATAGTAACATCCGCATTAAAACGGGTTCACAAGGCAGCATGAAGAGTCAGATGAAAAAAGCTGATCAGGCTGGGGCTGTTTACGCCATAATTTTGGGTGAACGTGAGTGGGAAGCACAGCAGCTTGCTGTAAAAGAGTTGGCAACAGCTGAGCAATCACAAGT
The window above is part of the Acinetobacter baumannii genome. Proteins encoded here:
- the hisS gene encoding histidine--tRNA ligase, which encodes MSSIVAIKGFNDVLPTQTAAWRRLEQHLASLMDAYGYQQIRLPIVEQTGLFKRAIGDATDIVEKEMYTFFDKGNPPESLTLRPEGTAGCVRALVEHNLLRGATPRVWYMGPMFRYEKPQKGRYRQFHQFGVETFGVATPDIDAELIMLTARLWKRMGVDHMVQLELNTLGETDERTEYRNALVAFLNEHKDALDEDSQRRLTTNPLRILDSKIESTQKILENAPKLHDFLKEDSLSHFQQLQDYLTAAGIKFVINQKLVRGLDYYNKTVFEWTTTALGSQGTVCAGGRYDGLVGQLKGKADQSVPAVGFAMGMERLLLLLEQVEQAEIVRDCEAFLVAEPAYQSKALVLAEQLRDQLEAANSNIRIKTGSQGSMKSQMKKADQAGAVYAIILGEREWEAQQLAVKELATAEQSQVALAELVPFLIEKFTK